In the Triticum aestivum cultivar Chinese Spring chromosome 2B, IWGSC CS RefSeq v2.1, whole genome shotgun sequence genome, CATGTGATCTCTAACTACACTCATGTTCCTCAGCGTATGCATTAGATTTTTCTTCCTCGATAGTGTAGCATACTCTTTTTTTCTACTTGATCGACTTCCGCATACATGCTAACTCCGATTTCCTTATTAATAAAGGATATAAAATGTGATCGTGAATCACTAAAAGATATAAAATGTGTCCTTAGGCTTCCCAACACTTGTCCTTGAAGAACTAGGGGTCACCAACCATCTTCCTAGTTACATCCTTTTGGGTCGGCTATAATTGAAATACACTTGAACAAATATTAGTTCGTTTAATCAAGTTGCCATTCATCATCTTGATGCACTAAGAGTTTTATATTTCTTTTTGTTCCAGCTTACAAATGTGGAACATATGTCACAACACTAAGTTCCATCTGTTTCCACGCCATTTTCGTTCCTAGTTGTACACGTGTTGTCACTTACAGTAGTATATTTTTAAAGTCTATAAAATCCTCTATTACTATATAGTTGTAATCCATTAACTATATTTTATATCCATGTAATACATGCAACATCAGCAAGTCATACATGGCTCTCATAAGCTTTTTTTTCCATTAGTGCAAGCCACAACCTATATTGCCTATACATGCCGTCCTGCCACATCGGTAAGTCATACATGTCTGTCATAAGttacatttttttacattgtttttGTGTTGTCATCGACGGGTTCATGTGTTATTTGCTTGTAGCACACTATGTAGTTTGCACTTCATATTTTTGTTACAAGATGACATTACATTAACTGTGATttgaatatttttttctttttttacgtACATCATTTTGTTCTgttcttttttttatttatttttgaagttTTTCATTTTTTATGTACATCATTTTGTTCTGTTTTTCTTAAACTAAGGATACAATGCTATGCATTAGGTTTAGTTGTTTTTGCAGCTGCATTTTTTTAATCAAATTCCCCGCAACAACAAGACGGGGGCTATCATCTATAGTTTTCAATAAAGTTACCAATGACAAACAAACCTAAAGTCTCCATGAGTAGGGCTGCTACATGAAAAGTCTTCACACGCGGGGAGAGCAATTAATCTCATCATTAAACAAATGGTGTTTCCTTGTCCAGATTCTCCGGTACAAATTCATTAATTGAATCCCCAAGCAAACAACATCGGTTGTTATGCAACCCCTCCAACCCCAACGGTTCTTGCATCAACCCCTCCTAACCTTGACCACCTCAAGCAAGCTACCCTTCGCTATATAAGCACTTCCCCACAAACCCATCTCCTCAGAACACAGAAACCCCACTTCCTCTGTATTCTTTCTCCCTTTAAACCCACCAATCTCTCTCTGTGATCCACACAGGCACACACTCGAAGAGAACATCAAAATGGTGAGTGCGCAGTACCAACTCAATTTCTCTTTGCTGATTACATTGTGTATGTTGCATCTTCGTGTTGTTCATATTACTCGTACGTCCAGGTTGCGGAGGCGAAGCAGAACGGCGTGGCCACCATGGCGGGCAGCAAGGCGCAGCTGATGTCGGTGAAGCGCAGGGAGCCGGCCCTGGTGTCGCCGGCGGAGGCGACACCAACGGGGGAGCAGTACTACCTGTCCAACCTGGACCAGAACATCGCGGTGATCGTGCAGACCGTGTACTGCTTCAAGTGCCCGTCGGGCCGCGGCAACGAAGGCGCCGCGGACGCGCTCCGGGCCGCGCTGGCCCGCGTGCTCGTCCACTACCACCCGCTCGCCGGCCGCCTCGGCATCAGCCCGGAGATGAAGCTCACCGTGGAGTGCACCGGCGAGGGCGTCCCATTCGTGGAGGCCGAAGCCGCCTGCGACCTGGCCCTCATCGGCGACCTCTCCACCCCGGACCCCGCCGCGCTGGGGCAGCTCGTGTACTCCGTCCCCGGCGCCAAGAACATCCTCGAGATGCCGCCCATGACGGCGCAGGTACACCACGCCACTCGCACGCGCTCGAGCGCAGAGGCATTGCATTAACTACGTATGCGCGTCGCCCTCCATTTCCACGGGGGCGGCTTCGTTGTGTCCACGGGGACCCTCGATCGCCTCTTCCATTTTCGTGAAAAAGGAGAAGATAAAAGTTTTGTGGATGCACGTATTCCCGGTGTTACTGCGCTTCCCTTGCGTGACCCGAATAATTGAAGTTAGTATTGGTTGGCTAGCAGTGAGGGGATCGACTCCACAGGGTTTGAACAAAAGTGAATTCAATGCGGCACCACAAAACATGTACTGCTTCCGGCCGGGTACTTCTTTGATAATACTCCTTTGTACAGTAGTCCTACTACAAGGTGCGCCACAGCAACCTTGTAGACAGGAGTGGTCAAGAGTTGAGGACTGGGCAATACTAGCCCAGGGCAAGGTTGTTATGGCCCACCTTGTAGACCGGGGAGTTGGGGGCGAATTTCTGGGTGCTAGTGTGCACATGAATCTCTTTTTTTCATACATAGTTTAAGGGTTTGATAAAATCAAAATATGTTTTCCTGGTACAGAGGTTTCTTTCCTACTAGTACCTACTAGCACCACTTTGATAAAATCCAAATATGTTTTGTTTGGACAAAGATTTATTTAGTACTCCATTGTTAGCTTAACCACTTCTACCTATAAATCAACCAAACCATACCATCGGTTTTGTTTTAGTTGTCGAGCTACCTCATGACATATTGACAGATACATGACATTCGCTAATAACTTATCCAATCATCCAACATGTAGTACCAGCAGCTAGGCTCCAAAACTCACACAAGATTAATCGTGCACCAAATAGTTGTTAACCTTGATACATCCAGCACTCAAATTAGTCAAAACGCTGCTGCTGGAAATTTAATGAATTTGAACTGTGTGGTTTGTACTTTGAGTtatatttttttttcgaaaagggcaTCACCCCGGTGTACTTTGAATAGTAGAAATTTATTTACCATTGGTCAACTTAATTCGCAGGTGACCAGGTTCAAGTGTGGCGGCTTCAGCCTCGGGCTGGCCATGAACCACTGCATGTTCGACGGTCTGGGCGCCATGGAGTTCGTCAACTCCTGGGCCGAGATGGCGCGCGGCGCCACAGAGCTCACTGTGCCGCCGTTCCTCGACCGCTCCGTTCTCCGCCCGCGCGCTCCTCCTGTGATCTCCAACCCGCACTACGAGTTCGAGGAGATCGCTGACGTCTCGGAAATGGCGGCGCTCTACGGCCGCCAGGAGCTGATGTACCGCTCCTTCTGCTTCGATCCGGACAGGCTTGAGCGTGTCCGCGGTCTTGCCCTCGCCGACGGGGATCTCGAGAAATGCACCACCTTCGAGGCGCTCTCCGGCCTCGTCTGGCGCGCTCGCACCCGCGCGCTAGGGCTCGCGCCGGAGCAGCAAACGAAGCTGCTGTTCGCCGTGGACGGGCGGCGCCGCTTCGTGCCTCCGCTCCCAAAGGGGTACTTCGGGAACGGCATCGTGCTGACCAACGCACTAGCCACGGCGGGGGATCTGCTGTCGTCGCCGGTGTCGCGCGCGGCTGGGAAGGTGCAGGAGGCCGTGCGGATGGTAACGGACGAGTATATGCGGTCGGCGGTGGACTATTTTGAGGCGACGCGCGCACGGCCATCGCTGGCGTCGACGCTGCTCATCACCACGTGGTCGCGGCTCGCGTTCAACGGCGCCGACTTCGGCTGGGGCGAGCCGACCATGTCCGGGCCAGTCACGCTGCCAGAGAAGGAGGTCATACTCTTCCTCGCGCACGGCAAGGAGAGGAAGAGCATCAACGTGCTGCTCGGCCTGCCGGCTTCCGCCATGGACGCTTTCCAAGAGCTCATGGACGAGATATGATCGGCCCAGATTGATTGGATGCGTCAGCGACAGCGCTTATACACTGTTATTCTGCGTATTTTGCATGGGTTTATTAGTATGGTTTATCAGTATGTAACTCTGGTGAGTGTGTGTCATTTAATTATCAACCAGCATGGTCTGTATAATACTTTGAAAATATAATTTTCCATATGAGTATGCTTGTAGCAAAATCAAtatgttactccctctgtcccataatgtaaaacGTTTTTTTGACACTGCACTgaagtcaaaaaacgtcttatattatagaacggagggagtatattattgAAATGATAGAAAATAAATGGTGGAGATTCATCACCCTAAGGTTATCAACGGCTGAGATTCATCAACATTTACATATCAGTTATGTAGCGTCCTTCAAAGAATTATGGAGACTCAAGAGCTACTCGACAAAGTCAAAAGCATCAATAACAACCTCCATATTTTTCTTATGTGGGACCCGCTTGCCATTGGTTGACAGTTTCTTCCCCAAACCCCAATCCACCCATTATACGCACACGCAATACCATGGCGGAAGAGGGGTTTGGTGTCAGCACCAGCTTGTCAGGAAGGAGGCATCAATCACTCGTCCTCCACGGCGACGACGAGTGCCACCAGACTACTCTGGCCACTGCAAGACCACCACATTGGCACACAAAGAGTACATGCACGGCCAAACGTTGAAGTACGCACACCACACGCTCACCCTAGGCGCTAGAGCGCACACAAGAGAGATGGAAGGCAAAGCGCACACACAACACTCACGCATCACACAAAAGCACGCACACACTGCTCATGCGTCACACAACATTCCCGATGGTCGCGACTTGATTTTCTTGGTTACTGTATTCAATTCCGTTCGAGGTGGTTGAGGAAATTTCCCTCCCGCCACGTCCAAGATAATGGAGTGCACTCTAAAGTATCCCTTCGGTGATCCAAATATGGAGGTTGGGAGGAAGGCGTTGGGATTTTCCCGAAGAGGATGAGTAATGTAGTATAGTATAGTGGCAaaaagtattttcctcagttaagaatcgaggtttatcgaaccaatagatGATTCGGGCAAAAAACTGTCGACAGTACCtgcacatacacaaacaaatacttgcaaccaacgcacgcaagagggttgtcaatccccttgtactcgttaattaCAAGGATTAATTCGGATAGcgatagatagataaattgcaaaactaaataaaggtaaataaattgcaggaaGGTTTTTAGGGTTTTAGCAATATGATGTAAATGGACC is a window encoding:
- the LOC123044390 gene encoding omega-hydroxypalmitate O-feruloyl transferase, with product MVAEAKQNGVATMAGSKAQLMSVKRREPALVSPAEATPTGEQYYLSNLDQNIAVIVQTVYCFKCPSGRGNEGAADALRAALARVLVHYHPLAGRLGISPEMKLTVECTGEGVPFVEAEAACDLALIGDLSTPDPAALGQLVYSVPGAKNILEMPPMTAQVTRFKCGGFSLGLAMNHCMFDGLGAMEFVNSWAEMARGATELTVPPFLDRSVLRPRAPPVISNPHYEFEEIADVSEMAALYGRQELMYRSFCFDPDRLERVRGLALADGDLEKCTTFEALSGLVWRARTRALGLAPEQQTKLLFAVDGRRRFVPPLPKGYFGNGIVLTNALATAGDLLSSPVSRAAGKVQEAVRMVTDEYMRSAVDYFEATRARPSLASTLLITTWSRLAFNGADFGWGEPTMSGPVTLPEKEVILFLAHGKERKSINVLLGLPASAMDAFQELMDEI